The following is a genomic window from Gammaproteobacteria bacterium.
TCGCTACTCAACTAACTGTTAATTCAAAAGTTGCACTTCGAGCTTGAATCCACCCTAATGCGTACCATTATCACGGTATCCCATGTGGTATTGCATGGGGTGGCGGTAGTTCTGTGGTTACTTGCACCCCAATGGCCTCAAGTGCCACAAGCGCCTGGGGCTCCTTGCCGAGTACCGCAACGGTTGTCGGTTACGCCCGTGACGGATATCCGATTGTTGTGAAATCAGGGGTTTATGCTAATTATTCGGTGGTAACATCTTCGGTCGCGGCATCTGATGGTACTGCTCGCCCGACGAGCAATACCACCGACACTACCAATGCCTATGGAAACTGGTCGGCAGATATGGGGGCATTTGTGTCTTCAGGCACCACCTTTACGCAAAGCAATCTGCCTTCAAATTTAACTTTTGGCGATTTCAAGTACACTGGACCCAGTACTTTAGGAACATCTACCTCGGCCTTGGGGCTTTGTAATGAAGCACCCAACACCGATTCCACAATCCAGACTTTAAGCGGAGCTACCGCAGCTTACGTGTATTACCTTACACCTAATTTTCCTATGGTTCCTAGATGTCTAATCGGAGTTACTGATGGACCCACGGAAACTACCCAAGGTTTCTTTCACTCTGGTTCATCAGATTAAGAGACTCTAAAAGTATTCCTCAATTATTCACCCCGCCCTAAAGGACGAGGCTTGTGAAAACAAGTCCGAGATTGACCAGCCTTAGTTCGAGAAATCGAACGACGTTGCAACGAAGTAAAAATTTGTCCTGCGCGCAGTCGCAGGAACCCACCTTGTGTGCGCTTCCTCCTGCCTGTCGGCAGACAGGCAACTCCAAGCATTGAAAGCGGCAGATGCAGACACGATGCGGGTAACTACGAAACGGTCTGCCGCAAAGTTCTCAAGAACTGAAACTGCGTTGCAACATTGGCGAGGGGATCCACACCGCAAGGTGTTTGTCACTTGGGCCGCGTAAGGGCTGACAGCCGGGAAAGACCGGCGTTTTTACCGGACGGTTGTAAAACCGTCCCCTTTCCTCTCCGCCCTAAAGGGCGGGGTTTCTCCGGGATATTGATGAAATTAACCAGGTGGAGAAAATAATGGGGCAGATGACAGTAACTGTATTGAAGAAAAAATTGGAACAGAAGAGTAAGCAGGAACTAATTCAAGATATTTCAGAGCTATATAAAAAATTTCCTGCTGTTAAAGAGTATTATCAAATTCAACAAGGTGATATTAAATTAATATTAGACAAATATAAGGATATCATAAAGAAAGAGTTCGTTGATGGATACACAAAAGGACTTCCAAAAGCAAGATTAAGTGTTGCACGGAAAGCAGTACAGGATTTTAAAAAAATGACAACGAATCCAGAATTATTAGCGGATATTATGTTTACTTTTGTAGAGTCAATATCTAATTTTAATACTGAGTTTGCTACGGATGATGAATCGTTTTACACAAGTCCAGAAGGAATGTTTGAGAAAAGCCTAGAATTACTAAATAAAAATAATTTATTGCAGGCATTTAAAGAAAGAGTTTATCGCATAGTAGATAATGCAACTGAAGGTTGGGGGCATTTCGATAGTCTTCAAGAAATTTATGAGCGATTCTATGGTGAGTTTGTTCGGTAATTTCCTAAGTTTGGGGGCGTTGGTGCATGAATCAAAGCAACACGCTGATTTAAAATGGATTTTTAAGTATCAATATGTTACAACCCATTGAATTGCATAAATAATTTTTATTCATGTACCAACGCCAAGTCTGGGTTGCTGCCCCGCCTTTCGGCGGGGAAGCCCCCTAAAAACCGGATATGCTAGTTTCTACGCATCCGGCTCACGCCTTGATAAACACCTTTATCAAGTATCGGCAGTCTAATAACAGACATTTACTACCTGTCCGTACCGCATTTCCTGACGTAAGATTTTTTTCACGCAAGTATTCTCCGGTTTACAATCACTCACCAAGAATAATGGCAGTCGCTTACGGAGTAATTGAGAAAACGTTATCAGTTTTCACCAACACCGTTTACCGTTTGACAACCTTCACGATATTCACTTGAAGCCAGCGCACGTATTTCTAACGTGAACTCGACGTAAGGAGTCGAGTTTTTGAAATTCACATCACAAAGTAGGGCCTGTTAACACAAAAAGAGAAGTAAAACATGATATTAATAGCGATAATTTTTGAAAAAATTGAAAAACTATTACCACGTCAACGTGGTAATGTGACATATTCCAATTTTTCTGTACTAACCGCGATACTATATTCGATAAATTAGATGTCATGTTTAATTTCTTTATCATTTTTGGCCTAATTATGGATATGGATATGTTTAGTTAGTGTTAACATGCCCTAATTTAAATCAGTACCGAATTAACCAACGCTGTAAGCGATCCATCCAGCGACATTCACGAAATAATGGAGAAGGCCCAGGAGAAAGTGTCTCTAACGGACCATAAAATTACTTTTTAGTAAAAAGTACCTGAGCAGTTACAATATTTGTTAATTGATGTCTTTTCAAAGTACTTATTGACCAAAATTAAAGAAGACAACTTCCGGACGAACCCCGATCCGAACTGGCAAAATTGAAGTTCCAATTCCGCGAGAAACATACAGCGAAAAACGCTTTTCTTGATTATACCATCCCGCTAGGTAAGGAGTATGGCGAATATCGAAATCCAATACCCAACCAAAAATTTTTATTTGCCCGCCATGGGTATGTCCTGAAAGCATCAAACTTTGTATGGAATTTTCCATTCCACCTAGAGTAATTATCTGCAACACATCATCGTATGAAGCGGGGGAATGCGAGAGCACCAATATCGGTCCCCTCCAGTTTTCGTAACCGGCAATTGCCTTGCCCCAATCCAAATTGCCCGCTAGTCTGTCATCTAATCCGACTAAAAGTATTTCGTCGTTGTTGGGTACTTTCACTCGGATCGCTTCGTTTACAAGAAGTCGTACCCCATGATTCTGATAAAAACGCTTCATTTTTATGGCTATCCCGGACCAATATTCCCAATTTCCCAAAATAGCGAAACGTTGCCCGCGTTTAGGTAGTTGTAAAAAAAAATTTTCCAAATCTTTCAAACGGAAACGGGAATCTACCATATCTCCCAAAAAA
Proteins encoded in this region:
- a CDS encoding hypothetical protein (Evidence 5 : Unknown function); this translates as MASSATSAWGSLPSTATVVGYARDGYPIVVKSGVYANYSVVTSSVAASDGTARPTSNTTDTTNAYGNWSADMGAFVSSGTTFTQSNLPSNLTFGDFKYTGPSTLGTSTSALGLCNEAPNTDSTIQTLSGATAAYVYYLTPNFPMVPRCLIGVTDGPTETTQGFFHSGSSD
- a CDS encoding conserved hypothetical protein (Evidence 4 : Unknown function but conserved in other organisms), with protein sequence MGQMTVTVLKKKLEQKSKQELIQDISELYKKFPAVKEYYQIQQGDIKLILDKYKDIIKKEFVDGYTKGLPKARLSVARKAVQDFKKMTTNPELLADIMFTFVESISNFNTEFATDDESFYTSPEGMFEKSLELLNKNNLLQAFKERVYRIVDNATEGWGHFDSLQEIYERFYGEFVR
- a CDS encoding putative Metallophosphoesterase (Evidence 3 : Putative function from multiple computational evidences), whose translation is MGYKKFNNPIKETNILRKKIILYFCVGLFLLLLNVLWFFLDVTGDLEATHHFILKNGQWKVALVSDLHIRPGQESARKSLEILWKEDFDLLFFLGDMVDSRFRLKDLENFFLQLPKRGQRFAILGNWEYWSGIAIKMKRFYQNHGVRLLVNEAIRVKVPNNDEILLVGLDDRLAGNLDWGKAIAGYENWRGPILVLSHSPASYDDVLQIITLGGMENSIQSLMLSGHTHGGQIKIFGWVLDFDIRHTPYLAGWYNQEKRFSLYVSRGIGTSILPVRIGVRPEVVFFNFGQ